GAAGTATGTTAGGAAATAGATTTCCTTTGCTGGCAGGTACTGCAGCAGTGAACCTCAAATCATTGTAAGACAATcaagatattttgttttaaagttgaTATTTAGCATTCAAAGGACTTTCTGTACCCATTTCTTACAAATAATTTTGTCAAACTGAATTGTGGGCTTAAATGTTCCTTTAATAAGTTAGTTCCTGATTTAGTTACTGACAGGAAATTACATACAAAGTCTTCTCTTGCTCCAAGTCTGTTTTGCCTGTCTTTCTCCAAGAGTTCTTCCAGAATAGACCAGGCTGTAAGACTGACTCCTGGGCGCACATAAAGAGGTTTGTGAAGAATATTTTCATACATCTCAGCAACATCACGGCAGTAAAATGGAGgctgaacaaaaataaaatgtggcTTTGAAACAGTACTGTTCAATAAAAATATTGAGATGCAAGAGCAAACTGTGCCAACAGAAATGCCAATGACCAATACTGAAAACTGATCTGATAGAAAAGATAGAcatttaattgtttaactggAATTTCCACTCCAAACATACTTCTTCATGAATGAATCAACTTGTTTACTCTTGCACAATGCAGGCAAGAACACGAGGACTGCATTCCTCTTTTAGCTCTTTCCTGCATCTCCTGTTTTCTGCCCACATGCTCTCACATTCACTAGTAGCTGAAGAAGCTAGACATATTTAAAAATCCTATTGAATGTGAGCAAAAGAGCATGAGTGGGTGAACAATGTTCTTCATGTCTTCTCAGGTGAAAGTAAGGAAACTTGTGGGCATGCAAGGAAGGAATGTAGAGTTTGTAAAACACAATGCTTCTGCTTTTAGCAAGTTACAAAAAAAATAAACCCTAGCTGAAGTGTGGAAAGATTTGGTTTTTTTACTGCTGTATTAAGTAGTAATCTGGGGGAGATTGGAAACGTTAGGGTTAAAATGCTTTGTGAAAGTCTATAGTACAACTTTTGTCTGGTAGTACATTACTTTTATTGGGCAGCACCATGCTGATTCAATAGACTGCTGCATTTTTTCCTGTATACAGTCTTCTTGTCTCCACTGGTTAAGAGTTATTCATGTCTCAGAAGTTTAGAcatcaaaaagaaaaacaaacttcaGGAGACAAACCCAAATGGTAAGTTCAAAAGTTACTTAAGTTATTCAACCGTTTAAAGTGTGCTTTAACTGTTTTGAAAAGTTACATATTATTAACTACTTGAACACTATGAAGCGTTTTAAAGGAAAAAGAATGCTTACCAAACCATAAAGCATTTCATACAGAACCGCACCAAGGCACCACCAGTCTACTGTGTTGTCATAAGGCTGTTTTCTGATCACTTCTGGGGCAAGGtactaaagaaaaaaatacattaggCTGCTTATATTAAAATCAAGCCTTTATTCAAGCAAGTATTTTATAATACATCTTTAGGAAAGTTACTATATAAATGACAAGAGAAATCTTTAGTCCGTTAAACTCAGGGAATCTCTCCAATATCCAGCTGATTATTTAAATGGATGGCTGTTTTCCAGCTCAAGTTATCCTTTATACCCACTGACAATTTGCCAAATTACTCTGACATCTCTAAGTGACAATACTTTCAAGTTTCAAGGAAAGATCACTGCACAGTAGCTTCAAAGACAACTAACCAGCAGCTCTGATCTGCAAAGCAGCAGCTTCCCATTGCCAatggcatttctctctctctcgctcaaaGAGAAATTGTTCACTAACCAATCCTGTTGCCCCCTTAGGCTTGACTAGTGAATGAGGAATTTAAAAAGAGAGAAGTAAGTGGAAGCAGCTCATTCTGCTTCAAACCAAAAAAAATGTCTCTTACTCTTCCATACTGTAACTGCATAATCACATGATTTATATTTTAAGCTTCAATGTGGCTTTAGACAAATCAGTTGTACAATTATTCCGATTTTTTGGTCACAAATTATTCGGGGACACAGATCTGAAGAACCCATCCCATACCACGGCTTATGCCATTCTTTTATATCAGTTAATGGatgccaacatgacaccaataggTTTCTAGGTGCCTCTCAAAAAAGTTTATTCAGAATGTAGGCACTTATGGTTCATAGCACCATAATTTGAAGAGATACATTTGGTACACTGTTATGGCTGGATCATTATTGTTGTGACAGTCAGAACCTACAATGATTTAGTTCCTTCAGTccttgtctctcctccatcttcAGCAGAGATCACCGACTCCTTTAAAGTCAGTCAGGTTGTTGTGATGTGGACAAATATAGGGACCAGAGAGAGATCATATGGATGCAGGTACCATTGTAATGAAGGAAGTTTAAATATTAAGCTAAATAATTAAATTTTTCAGGGGTGACAAGGGGCCACATGCCCCCCAAATGCCGTGAGTggaaggggctggccagcagccaatggGGGAACTTgtgggggagctggtgcctgcAGCAGGAGTCCggcccccccacactcaccagcagcggggacggagggaggaggagaagtagaGCAAGTTGAGCCTCCTAATTTGCTCTCCCGGCCATCCTGCTCTGGGAGATATGATGGGATCGCCCTGCACACTCTAGTGAGAAGCAGAGCAACGCAACAGTCGGGGAAACAAAACAGGGGCATCTTGCTCTGCTTTCCCCCCCGAACACTCAAACTTAGTAAAAGGTTTTATGATGTGTTAAAAAATTTGTTCTTAGCACAAGATGAAGTTTTTTCTTTGTAATTCAGGTATCACATTGCCACAGAAATTCCCTATATTTTGGTATAAAATTTTCGAACAAAGTCCTGCAGACACACAATTTCCCTTCAGGTTTGTTTACTATATGAGTTTATGGAATCCTAGATTAACTCACATAAAATTGCAGCCACAAGTATTTGAACTGAGGCACTTCACCAATTCTACAATCCTTGTCAACTACAAAAAGTAACCTAATTGGTGCAAGATTCTCTCTCTAAACAACAACTTCAAAAACtcgcaatacaggcagtccccgggttacgtacaagatagggactgtaggtttgttcttaagttgaatttgtatgtaagtcggaactggcttccagattcagccgctgctgaaactgaccagcggctgactacaggaagcccgaggcagagttgctctgcccatggctgcctggaatcagctgctgatcagtttcaacagcagctgaatctggacgcctaggacagagcagctggggcgctgccgggtaggtccccgcaggggtggcgctgcggggaccaactgggcagcaccccagctgctctgccccaggtgtccccaagtcagccgctgctgaaactgatcagcggctgattccaggaagcctggggcagagcaactctgcctcgggcttcctttagtcagctgctgatcagtttaagcagcagctgacttggggacacctggggaagagcagctggggtgttgcggggttggtccagtagcgccgaggagcggcgctgcaggaccaacccagcagccccagctgctctactccaggtgagaaaagcctggtctgctggggggcgcactagctgcgccccccagcagaccaaggaaaCCTGGACGGCAGGACCAcggagatgcgccgcggtcccgcccgcatcctccccagctttgctccatgtctccctggtctgctggggggtcttcaggaagacgaggagcaaagctgcggaggggctcgggcagcggggcagcccaggcacttctgggctgtcctgctgctggcttccGCCGAGGCtctgcaaagccgcggaggggctcgggcagccgggcagcccaggcgcgcctgggctgccccgctgcccgagcccctcagaccaggaagacgcggagcagcttttctcaccccggagtacacgggcggcgggaccgcgaggtcccgcagtccgtgtcctccagggcaagaaaagccccgtttgtaactgcggatccgacataagtcggatccgcgtaagttggggactgcctgtacttcctcctcccccaaataaaTGAAACCTTCTCTCCCAGTTTGTGGTAGCAATTTGCTTGTGCTGACTAAAATTCAAGAAAGTTAACTTACTTCTGGTGTCCCACAAAAGGTTGCAGTGGTGTCTGAGGTAGCAATCCCTTCTTTACAGAGTCCAAAATCTGTTAAGACAACATGTCCCTGGAGGCAGAAAAAACAAATCTtactgaaaatgaaataaatttaAGATTGATTATAATATTTTGAATTTACACAAAGATAAGTGCTCATGTAAACAAAGTTCTGGATATTAGATAGGATATGCTTACCAGTGAGTCTAAGAGAATGTTTTCTGGTTTCAAATCcctattaaaaacaattttttatatTAATCCTCCCATAAATGTAATGAAAATGAAGACTTACAGTtttatagtacaggttggacctcctggtccagcaccctcgggacctagagtgtcccgaaccagggagtttgccgaAGCAGGGGAGGTAAATGCTCTCCTGCTGGATGACCCACACCCTGGGGCTCCCACCTTGCAGCCGCCAGAGTTCCCCTGACAGGCTGCTCGGCcactgtcagccccactgccactggaggTTCCCTGGGGCTCTCTGGCCAACACTCCCCTGCCATTGCCTGGCCATCCTTTCAACGGggattccccagccccacctggccctgctgatgcGTGATTGGGGGATGGGGTTTCCCATGCCAGGGTGCCCGGCCATCGCTGCCCACTGCCACCAAGTGTTTCCTGAGGTTTCCTGACTGGGGCCATCAGCCCCCATGctggggccagtcctgctcctgctGGTGGTTCCCTGACCCAAGGCTCTGCAgctgccaccaggcctggctAATACCAGGGATTCCCTGGCCAGGAGTCTCCATTGtctgcctggccccactgatgcCAGGTTCCTCAGCTGGGACCAGGACTTCCTAGCCACTGCCTGGCTCAGAAGCTGCTgacccagccagcgccccccagccctacgttctcctggctggctccagctcCTGGCCTCTGGGGCTCTTcattccagcaacatctgtggccctactgggccatggatgttactggaccagagtcctggatttgggggATTCAACCTGTAATAAATAAATAGTCACTTATTTTTactcaaactttaaaaaaaaatgtgtctattAAAAAAAGAGCAGGCTTAAAATCTACATGTGTAAATAGGCTGAATAAAAACCATGAATGCAGTTTTTCTAGATTTGCTACATTTATCTTTATGCAGAATAAAAGTAAGTTTTAGGGAACAGTTACCTGTACACAATATTTATGGAGTGCAAGTAGCCCAATGCACTGGCTATTTCAGCAGCATAAaatctggctctgtgttctggaAAGGAGCGTTCTCTTTGTAAGTGAAAGAACAGCTGCAAATATACAAGAGATGGAAATAAGACAAACTGGCATAAAGTATCAAAGTTACAAGGCTTCATTCTTTACAGGAACATGCAAGTCATTTTCAGTTAGCTATCAAAATTGTTaaacaattattttccttttacagaaCCATTTATGCCCTCCCATCCTGTTCTCACTTGTGTTATACCAGTAGCACTTGGTATACAAAGAGTTAATATATATGAGTACAGGATATTTTCCAGAAAGTCAAGTCCAGCTAATATAAATGATTATACTGATGACAAAGGCTGGCTGGGAAGTATCCTGTAGGCTGATCTCTAGCCTCTTATTTTGGAAGATAATAGCATTATACTAAATTGACAATTTGAGCACGCTTCAGTACAAGTAACTGAAATACTCTCAATGGTCAAATTAGTATTTATTgcgtattattattttattacaagtaCTTGCATAACAGTGATATGATATTACATTACACTCTATTCAGGGACGAGTTGTATATTATGAGGCTATATTTGTCAATGCTATAAGTTACTTGGTACAGGTGGATATCCTGGATGCACAAGCTTCTATTAATGTCTGCACAAGTGCAGGAGTCTATCACATATTGTAGGGATGGAGACTACATTGCCATGCACAAACTAAAAATGtttagaaagaaaatatttctgtagTCAAATACTGTACTCTGTTTGAAATGAATAAGCAGTAAGCAAAATTCTAAGCATTCCAACTTCATTGCAAGGAAAAaagttttgtattttatttatttctattagTTTTGGTGGCAGATTTGCATACGTCTTATTGAAATTAAGTTGCCGAACAGAGTTCAGAATACAGCACTGTGGTAGGTTAAGGTGGGGGAACAGGAGACCACGGAGGCCacaactttatttaaaatatctgGGAGCACCCAGCAACAAGTTGTATAGTGCAGGCTGTCTTCCTTTCTCTTGACCATTTCCAAATAATCCTCACCCACAtgcagctgggacgctgccatACTCCCCTTGCATAAGAACAAAGGGGGCTATAGAAGGAGAGAGGGGTCAACTCACTTCTGTAGAAGACATGGGAGTCCCAAGGTCCTTTTATTCAGCTCCATTAAGGGAGGATTTCCTTTAAATCCTCTTCCAAACCATTTTATCTGAAAATTACATCCCTTCCACACTGAGTAGCTGCacagggcagacacctgccacaAGTTTTACATATTAAGTTATGACATTATCACCTAACTCCCCAACTCATCACACCTGGTCCTAAGACTGGGGAGAAATGTGAAAAAATGCATCCTACCTTGGTTACTCTGGTGTAGAGGGAAAAACTCCCCCAAAATAAAGGGAGTCATTTCCATTGCAAGCCAAAGAGGAACCCAGTTCTTTTGCCAAGTTCATGAGTGGTGGGTGCTACCAGCCCAGTCCTGGTTAAAAATGGCCTCTCAGAGGATGCATAGGGTATAAATCCATCCCCTGCTGTTCCAGTCATGCAGGAAGCGCAGTGCAGTGACCTTCTCCTGATCTGGGCCCAACTGCTTCCTGCCCTTCTTGTCAGCTTTTGCCCTTCAAAATGTCACAATACTGACTTGGAATCCTGCCACAAGTCCAACGATAGCACGAACGATAGAGCTCGTTACCAGGACTGCTCGGTCTAGGGAATGCCTGCTAGGAATGTGAACCCAGCCAACCACATTTGCAGAGGCCTCAGATGAAATTGGGCATGTCTGAGCATGTACATGCCCACAGCCATGCGACCCTACAGTCATAAATACATGTTGGCCAAAGTGACCAGGTGGGTTTTATGTGGGAAATTAAGTCTGCCATGGCCTGAAAATGTGCTTCAGGAATGAAAGCCCTGGCCTGTGACATGGGCTGAGCTGGGTGCCGAGAGCATATTAAAGAATGTATCTGTTGGCGTCTCCATCACCTCTGCTTTGAAGCCCAAGTTCAAATCCACCCTACAGAGCAGCTCCCAATACTCCTTGAAATCGTTCAGTGGGCTAGCTCTGGAGAGACCCATCGCCACTTCACctggagaaggagaagaaggatGATTGCCCCACTGAAAGAGGGGCAGCCTTGGGGTGGGTACTGGTCCTCACCCACAACTGGCACTAAAACATCAAGTATTAAAATATCCTGCACTAAACCTGGTGCTGCAGGTGCGGACTTCCTCCAGCCCTTGGTTGCCAAATTGGACAGGGTGGAGTGGGACAACAATGTAACAGGAACCCCCCAGTCATTCCAGTAAGGCCATAGGGCTGGCCACTGGATCTACTGCAGGCTGGCACTGATGCTGTAGATTTGCCTGAGGAGCCCAGTCCCACTACTGTCTGGGAGAGGGGCTGAATGGTCCTCTGATCTAGAGAAGTCATTGTCCTCTGGTGACCAAAACAGGGCCCTTGAGGCTTGGGTCTGGCAGCTGTCACCACCAGTGACTGGTGTCAGGAGTGTTCTGACTGATGCCAGAAGTAGGGAGAGCAGTGCTGTGTTGGGGAGTGGCTTTGAGGTCTCCGTGCTGGCAATCGATAATGTGACAAGGACTGGTGCTGGGGAGATAGCTCATCCAGGTGTAGACTTTGGCATGGAAACATGGATAGGGAGTGCAGTACTGATGACTGGTAACAGCAGGCCAGAGACCTTGCCCAGCATGGAGACCAAGAATATGACAACCTAGGGCTCGGTCCTGGATCCACAGACTTGTGGTGCTCGCTCATTTTGTGAGAGGccttgctggcaggcttgctctCATGGGGAGCCTTAGCCAGTTTCATTGCCAAATGTGGCATCGGCCTTGGCAAGAACTCTCCTAGTTCTGCATGCACCAAAAGCTGAGCAGGTGTTAACTGCCCTGCTGACTTGGACCTCGTCCTGCTCTTCAGAGTCAGTAGCAGATCTTTTCTGGGGAAGGAATTCCCCTGAGCAGAGCCCCTGTGCAGATCCAAAGTAGGCGTAATGCCTGAAAAGGATTCTTTGACCAGAGAGGCCAGGCTTGCTTGGTGTAGTCTTCTTTGGCACCAGTGATGGGATCAGTGCCAGAAGGAACTCAGTGCTGGGGGTGCACTATGCACTGAAGCTGAAATGCTGGGTGCTGTTTCTGGCCATGCTGGCTCCAAAGCTAGGTGCAGGGCAGCCTGTATCGGGAGGGCCCTGTGGCATGTGTCGCATTTTCTATGGGTCTGCAAACTAAAGTTCTTACAGATGTGACAACACTCCTTCAAGCAGGATTCCCCAAGGCACTACAGACAACTACTGTGTGAGTCATTAACATTCAAAGACCTCTTACATGTGGAGCAAGGCTTAAAACTGGGAAAGGGGAGCACTCCCTGCCTGGACCAAAAAGTCTTCACTGGGACCTTGACTGAACACTTAAATAGAACTATTTACAACTAGAAACACAAAGCTGGAGACAAGAAAAGGAACCGATGGCCACTTGTGAATCCAGAGACAGAGGCATTCTGATTGAGCACCCTGGGTGCTAAGAAGGAACTCAAGATGGCGTAGGGCTGGTGGCACCTGATATACTGGAGCATGAACACAGTGCTCCAGAGGGCACCACAGCCAGCTCTAAACATACAGCTAGggcaaaaatctccagtgatggtgcTTGTGGGCGAGTTCACACCTACAATGGAatcaacatgagcaagcactggaaaaagatttgacaaggtcAGGAAACTATTTCGTTTTGCTTTGTTTAAATTAAGATGGCCCAAAGCCccccagaattgtcaagcaaaaaacccccaaaaaaaccaaacacacaaccttaggctttttggccatatctggctcccgtcaacagccaccatcttgggcgccattttgaatCACTGCCTTGAGCGACTTCGcaagccgcacttttgggggagaagaacTGCATGTTACTtacgagccacgggttggccaccccggtcTATACTGTAAGATGCATGAGTAgcttatttttttcccccctgtcaAATGTACATTAGTTTGCCTCTGTCAACATGAAATTCAATTTGCCATTGTACTTGCTCATTCACTGAGCTTCTCTGGGTGTGTCTGATCATGATTATAATAATGATCAGGATCATAAATAATCATCTAATCAGCAAGTTTTTCAACCTCACTTCCCACCACCCTCCAAATTATTATGTTGATCTATTCAGATCTAGAACAGAAACTTAGAGACACTCCACTACAAACGTTCTGACACAATACGAATGGTTGATTTTCACATGACTGCTCCTAATCCTCTGGACAGATGCTATGCCATTATCATTTTTCCAGGTGTTTTGTAATTTCATTTGTAAATAGTAATTTCAACCAATTTCAAGGTAAAGACTTAAAGCTTACTGGTCCATATTTCCCCATATTAATTTAGagccttttaaaaatagaatactTGCTACCCTGCAATCCATTGGAGCAGTGGTAGTTAAGGAGATTGTGTATTTTAATTAGCAGCTCAACCTGTTCTTACTTGAGCTTCTCCAGAACGCTTGGATGTGTGTTAACTGGGCCTAGTGACTTACTGTTTGTTTGTTAAATCAATTTACTCCAGCATCTCTTATTACAAATAAGAGAACATCCATCTCTTTTCTAAGTTCTTCCTCAACTTACTTGCAGTCTCATCAGCTTCAATACTGGTACTCAGATAAAAAGGCTATTTTAGCAAGAAGTAACTATGGCATTTTAGGCTATGGTGTACAACCAGAagcacagtgatagaaatgtagccgtgttagtcctgtttttttgtttcagctacaccagactatgtagtctttaaagtgctaacaagatggtttattaggtgatgagctttcgtgggccagagccacttcctcagatcaaatagtggaagaaaattgtcacaaccatatataccaaaggatacaatttaaaaaaatgaacacatatgaaaaggacaaatcaaatttcagaacataagggctatggggggggggggggggaggaaggtaaatgtctgcgagctaatgatattagaggtgataattggggaagctatctttgtaatggataagaattaatgtctttgtttaaacttaggtgtaaagtgtcgaattttaagcatgaatgacagttcagaggattctctttcaagcgTGGTctgaaaggtctttgaagcaggatgcaggtaatcaagttgttgagacaatgtcctttctcgttgaaatggcaagaaactgttttttctttgtgatcctgtagtttcttgccatttcaatgagaaaggacattgtctcaacgacttgattacttgcatcctgcttcaaagaccttttcagaccatacttgaaagagaatcctctgaactgtcaatcatgcttaaattcgacacttaacgcctaagtttaaacaaagacattaattatcttacccaaagatagcttccccaattatcacctctaatatcattagctcacagacatttacgccccccctccccaatccgccttctgttctgaaatttgatttgtccttttcatgtgtgtttgtatcctttggtatatatggttgtgacaattttcttccactattgatctgaggaagtgggccacggccatgaaagctcatcacctaataaaccatcttgttagtctttaaagtgctacatagtcctgtttttttgtttcagccagaaGCACAGTAATCgtaaagaaagaaattaaattaTCTAAGTCTGATCCTCCTCTTACACCCCTAccaccctcccaaaaaaaaacccagacaccctCTTTCTCCTGTTTGTAGATCCTGGCATCTAGGCTCTTGTTTTTGTCACAGAAAAGGAAGAAATACCTTTAAGTGCTGAAGGAAACATCAGTATTCAGTGAATTCATATTGGAGGTATATTTTATTTACAGCCATGTCCAATACAATGGGTATATAAGGCCAGTGAAATATGTGCATTAAAATGGTGTATTCAGGTTTATATTGAGTTTAATAAAAATCAGTTTGATAAGAAAGAAACTCTACACTTGCGGCAAAGAAGTTTTTGAATGCAAGTCTACACAAATTCTTAAACTGTAATTAGTAGGTAAAGTCAACAGAATTTTAAATTACTTACAGAAATATTAAAATGAGCACATTTcacagtggattttttttcctgtaaaattAGCCGAAGAGGAGACAAAAACCTCAATTATGAAAACTACTTACCTCCCCTCCATTAACAAAATCCAGAACAAAGTAAAGCTTTTCTGTTGTTTGGAATGAGTAATGTAATCCAACCAAAAATGGATGTTTCACATTTTTCAACAGTACATTACGTTCAGCCATAATATGTTTTTGCTGCAAGGAAGTGAAAGGTCAATAAGTAAATAGGAACAATTTTGTAattgaagaggaaaagaaaaatgtatttcctcTCACCTCCTTCCTGTTGAGAACAACTTTTTTCTGCAGTACTTTGACAGCATAAAATTTCCCATCCAGTTTTCGTTTTGCAAGAACCACCTGTGAAATTTAAGAGGAGAGGAGATATGGTTAGCATACATTCTCATTCTGAAATTTCAGAGTAATTGAATAATACTGGAGAAACATGGTTAAAAAGATCAATACAGTTACTTCGCTGTACAATTTCTTGGCCACTGAAGCAGTCATAATTATTACTAGTGTAATCAGTAACAGGAGACTGTTACTAGAATTTGGAGTATAAGATCTTTCACAGTTTCTGCTGAACTGTAATGTCACTATGGAGAACTCACGCAAAGCCAAGGTATGGCATAGGCACTACAGGTCCATGACTagggccccagctcctggagtcacatGATGAGTGTTGAATCTTggctctttttaaaatatacatatattttatggTCTTGTGGAGAAGAGTTTGGAAATATAAGTGAAGAATTTCAAACACTAGTGCCAAAATGGGTGAACTGCTCCATCTATCCATTTGTTTTGCCACAAAGATCAACTGCTCTGGGGAGCCCAGCCAAACACCACCCTAAGAGAGCTGGGTGTGTAGCAAGAAGAGTTGAGTAAGCCCAGTGTACCCGCCCAGCAGATAACACAGCAGCAGGCGGTGCCTCCCTGCTGctaccctttccccttcccttgtgGGGAAGAGGAGACTCCCCCTACTGCTCCAATGATAAGAATCTTATTGCTGCTCTGGGCCATGAGTTGAGGGGTTCTCATGCCACAACTACTTCAGGTGGAAAGGACAGTGACTTGGCATGGAAGTGGGGCTGTAAGGTTGGAGCCACAGAGGGCCCCAGGTTGCCTCAATCCAGACCCGAATTTGTACTATTTCCCCATATTCACCAAATCTAGTGCCACTGTGAAATTAAATAAGGATGAAAAACGGTAAGAAAGCTGACCTTGCCAAAGCTGCCTTTTCCAATAACTTTCAGGAAGTCGAAGTCCGTTGGCTTAGCGCTGAAAGTGATTCAGAAATGAAGAAGGTTACTTGGAGAAGAAAATATCTTTACAATTTTACATAGTCCTCCGCAGTATATTTAAACAAGTGCTTGCACTGCAAGTGAAAAGTGCTGATTTGAGCCACTATTTCCCTGCATACCATGGCCTACTAAGGGCTGCTAGTAGCTTGAAGGCTCTCTGTTTCCATCTCCTC
The DNA window shown above is from Pelodiscus sinensis isolate JC-2024 chromosome 2, ASM4963464v1, whole genome shotgun sequence and carries:
- the SGK3 gene encoding serine/threonine-protein kinase Sgk3 isoform X2, with the protein product MDLKESCPSVSIPSSDEHREKKKRFTVYKVLVSVGRNEWFVFRRYAEFDKLYNTLKKQFPTMNLKIPAKRIFGDNFDPDFIKQRRAGLNEFIQSLVRQPELCNHPDVRAFLQMDNPKHHSDPSEDEDERSNQKLNSTSQNINLGPSGNPHAKPTDFDFLKVIGKGSFGKVVLAKRKLDGKFYAVKVLQKKVVLNRKEQKHIMAERNVLLKNVKHPFLVGLHYSFQTTEKLYFVLDFVNGGELFFHLQRERSFPEHRARFYAAEIASALGYLHSINIVYRDLKPENILLDSLGHVVLTDFGLCKEGIATSDTTATFCGTPEYLAPEVIRKQPYDNTVDWWCLGAVLYEMLYGLPPFYCRDVAEMYENILHKPLYVRPGVSLTAWSILEELLEKDRQNRLGAREDFVCNFLLKFRGILSLNLSTGLIFSKRRFHHHLILMWLALMI
- the SGK3 gene encoding serine/threonine-protein kinase Sgk3 isoform X1; the protein is MDLKESCPSVSIPSSDEHREKKKRFTVYKVLVSVGRNEWFVFRRYAEFDKLYNTLKKQFPTMNLKIPAKRIFGDNFDPDFIKQRRAGLNEFIQSLVRQPELCNHPDVRAFLQMDNPKHHSDPSEDEDERSNQKLNSTSQNINLGPSGNPHAKPTDFDFLKVIGKGSFGKVVLAKRKLDGKFYAVKVLQKKVVLNRKEQKHIMAERNVLLKNVKHPFLVGLHYSFQTTEKLYFVLDFVNGGELFFHLQRERSFPEHRARFYAAEIASALGYLHSINIVYRDLKPENILLDSLGHVVLTDFGLCKEGIATSDTTATFCGTPEYLAPEVIRKQPYDNTVDWWCLGAVLYEMLYGLPPFYCRDVAEMYENILHKPLYVRPGVSLTAWSILEELLEKDRQNRLGAREDFLEIQRHPFFESLNWTDLLQKKIPPPFNPNVAGPDDIRNFDAAFTEEMVPYSVCISSDYNIVNASVLEADDAFVGFSYAPPSEDLFS
- the SGK3 gene encoding serine/threonine-protein kinase Sgk3 isoform X4 — its product is MDNPKHHSDPSEDEDERSNQKLNSTSQNINLGPSGNPHAKPTDFDFLKVIGKGSFGKVVLAKRKLDGKFYAVKVLQKKVVLNRKEQKHIMAERNVLLKNVKHPFLVGLHYSFQTTEKLYFVLDFVNGGELFFHLQRERSFPEHRARFYAAEIASALGYLHSINIVYRDLKPENILLDSLGHVVLTDFGLCKEGIATSDTTATFCGTPEYLAPEVIRKQPYDNTVDWWCLGAVLYEMLYGLPPFYCRDVAEMYENILHKPLYVRPGVSLTAWSILEELLEKDRQNRLGAREDFLEIQRHPFFESLNWTDLLQKKIPPPFNPNVAGPDDIRNFDAAFTEEMVPYSVCISSDYNIVNASVLEADDAFVGFSYAPPSEDLFS